In one window of Cytophagaceae bacterium ABcell3 DNA:
- a CDS encoding DUF4168 domain-containing protein: MNKIKITFMLFCAMLLCTAAFAQSEEETEEELRTEFTGEELKNFILAYKKAAEIQKEEQEVMVATIEKHDLKVDRFNEILVAQQEGQLSEAKLSGEEREDFKAAVIEVIKLQKNAREKAGDAIEEFIDLETYQQISIAYKEDADFKKKLDNLLKNAPK, encoded by the coding sequence ATGAACAAGATAAAAATCACCTTCATGCTATTTTGCGCCATGCTGTTATGCACTGCTGCATTTGCTCAATCAGAAGAAGAAACTGAAGAAGAACTAAGAACGGAGTTTACTGGTGAAGAGTTAAAAAACTTTATTTTGGCTTACAAAAAGGCTGCTGAAATCCAAAAAGAAGAGCAAGAAGTGATGGTAGCAACTATTGAAAAACACGACCTGAAAGTGGACCGGTTCAATGAAATATTGGTAGCGCAACAAGAAGGACAGCTTTCTGAAGCCAAGTTATCTGGTGAAGAAAGGGAGGACTTTAAAGCAGCAGTAATAGAAGTAATAAAACTTCAAAAAAACGCCAGAGAAAAAGCAGGCGATGCCATAGAAGAGTTTATTGACCTGGAAACTTACCAACAAATTTCCATTGCATATAAAGAAGACGCAGATTTTAAGAAAAAATTAGATAATCTTCTTAAAAATGCCCCAAAATAG
- a CDS encoding DUF4168 domain-containing protein produces the protein MILSLLKFKGRKNILTLCAALLFSSAAMAQLPDQPPAQEQEVKDDFSDAELEKFINVYQQTTEIQQKNQEVMIAAIEKQDLDVNRFNEILTAQQQQQEVELSDEEKNSFDVAVKEVMQVQQETQKEVNDVIEKEIGMDTYQQIAMAYQQSPAVKEKLDTLMEGLN, from the coding sequence ATGATTCTTTCCCTTTTGAAATTCAAAGGAAGAAAAAACATTTTAACACTTTGCGCTGCTTTGCTTTTTAGCTCTGCGGCAATGGCGCAACTACCAGATCAGCCGCCTGCTCAGGAACAAGAAGTAAAAGATGACTTTAGCGATGCTGAACTGGAAAAGTTTATCAATGTGTATCAACAAACTACTGAAATACAGCAAAAAAACCAAGAGGTAATGATCGCTGCCATTGAGAAACAAGATTTAGACGTTAACCGCTTCAATGAAATACTTACTGCACAGCAACAACAGCAAGAAGTTGAGCTTTCAGATGAAGAGAAAAACAGCTTTGATGTAGCTGTTAAAGAAGTTATGCAAGTGCAGCAAGAAACACAAAAAGAAGTAAACGACGTTATAGAAAAAGAAATCGGGATGGATACTTACCAGCAGATTGCTATGGCATATCAGCAAAGCCCTGCTGTAAAAGAGAAGTTGGACACCCTAATGGAAGGACTTAACTAA
- a CDS encoding DUF1232 domain-containing protein, which yields MDQKKFAKKYSESAFWSKVKLFAKKAGARVIYAALLLYYVLQKEDVPKWAKGVVLGALGYFISPLDLIPDFAAPIGYTDDLATLLAALGALGMFVDIRTMEKAKGVMTQWFGENIEKELEGFKIPFKPSFSNSVNKTGNSQ from the coding sequence ATGGATCAGAAGAAGTTCGCTAAAAAATATTCTGAAAGTGCATTTTGGAGTAAAGTAAAGCTTTTTGCAAAGAAAGCTGGAGCCAGGGTTATTTATGCTGCGCTGCTGCTATATTATGTATTACAAAAAGAAGATGTTCCTAAGTGGGCGAAAGGGGTGGTATTGGGTGCTTTGGGCTACTTTATTTCACCGCTTGACTTAATCCCTGATTTTGCAGCTCCTATAGGATATACTGATGACTTGGCAACACTTTTGGCAGCTTTGGGTGCTTTAGGAATGTTTGTGGACATAAGGACTATGGAGAAAGCTAAAGGTGTGATGACGCAATGGTTTGGTGAAAACATAGAAAAGGAACTAGAAGGTTTTAAAATTCCTTTTAAGCCGTCTTTCTCGAACAGTGTAAATAAAACTGGAAATTCCCAATAA
- a CDS encoding pyridoxamine 5'-phosphate oxidase family protein, with amino-acid sequence MKRQLNRELLGFVVYIGGKRNRDMEKHEKLKGLVKDIKIAMLTTIDNDGMLRSRPMSLSKMEDEGVMWFFTQANAPKTEEIEHDGHVNINFMDRDSETYISVSGHAATIKDQNKIEELWSPVLKAWFPKGKEDENIALIRVEVDKAEYWDAPSGKLKQAIGMAKAAVTGQQYEAGENKKIDY; translated from the coding sequence ATGAAGCGCCAACTAAACAGAGAGCTCTTAGGTTTTGTTGTTTATATAGGAGGGAAAAGAAATAGAGATATGGAGAAGCACGAAAAATTAAAAGGCCTAGTAAAAGACATCAAAATAGCCATGTTGACCACTATAGACAATGATGGCATGCTAAGAAGCCGCCCTATGTCATTGTCAAAAATGGAAGACGAAGGTGTAATGTGGTTCTTTACCCAGGCCAATGCACCCAAAACTGAAGAAATAGAACATGATGGCCATGTCAATATCAACTTCATGGACAGAGACAGCGAAACATATATTTCAGTAAGCGGTCACGCTGCTACCATCAAAGACCAGAACAAGATAGAAGAACTATGGAGCCCAGTCTTGAAAGCATGGTTCCCTAAGGGAAAAGAGGACGAAAACATTGCCCTCATAAGGGTAGAAGTAGACAAAGCCGAATATTGGGATGCGCCTTCTGGCAAACTAAAGCAAGCGATTGGCATGGCAAAAGCTGCCGTTACAGGACAACAATATGAAGCTGGCGAAAATAAAAAAATAGACTATTAA
- a CDS encoding ATP-binding protein, giving the protein MEKQLQNTLLNLIEKNSSLPVLATDLLLNVKEVNQFTHQLSQELKPGDNLLERLPALKGVISHTTLLNLKPGASTQTAVSIPYWGNGTLLVSSEANTKNKFYFVFISNDIESSIEGKKCFLNNFTATHDLTGKVLELSGIPDKVGLQFSEYILNDLFKHLHPDDREYFFTHALQPVLVNKQPVTTRVRLKKPFGDYLWMEVSINSSQENKNQIRSYWKPIDSYTESDEKSQPENLPCNVPAMVFRSLFDKCRTMIYLSEGCHALTGYPPSAVAYNNKVCFTDLIHVSDKKETVEAVTKAINCKSSYEVEYKATTADGILKWFWEQGKPVFNKGGELIFIEGLITDITERKIYEEKLRENEKILKQTNSELNTFIYKASHDLKGPLASIEGLTMIGKDEVQDQTSLKYLDMINQRCMKLSDTVHLLINVAKIRQSLPIKESIKLNAFIHEAWLEALRSVPEAEDIQFSCSVQNINTFNTDKTFLHIIFSNLLENAVRYRRKLARPSKVSVVVKKYGNGIKVHVEDNGTGIKEKQKKRIFNMFFRGTELSQGSGLGLYLVKYTINKLGGRIHCTSKHGYGTRFTFVLNDKGQE; this is encoded by the coding sequence ATGGAAAAGCAGTTACAAAATACCCTGCTTAATCTTATAGAAAAAAATTCTTCCCTACCTGTGCTAGCCACTGACTTATTACTAAACGTAAAAGAAGTCAATCAATTTACGCACCAGCTATCGCAAGAATTAAAACCTGGAGATAACCTTTTAGAGCGTTTACCCGCATTAAAAGGCGTTATCTCGCATACAACCCTCCTGAACCTAAAACCAGGTGCGAGCACTCAAACGGCTGTCTCAATTCCCTACTGGGGCAACGGCACCCTTTTGGTCAGTTCTGAGGCGAATACAAAAAACAAATTTTACTTTGTCTTTATAAGCAATGACATTGAGTCGAGCATTGAAGGGAAAAAATGTTTCTTAAATAATTTCACAGCCACGCACGATTTAACTGGGAAAGTACTAGAACTATCAGGTATTCCTGACAAGGTCGGACTACAGTTTTCAGAATACATCTTAAACGACCTATTCAAGCATCTGCACCCAGACGACAGGGAGTACTTTTTCACACATGCTTTGCAACCAGTTTTGGTCAACAAGCAGCCAGTTACCACCCGAGTCAGATTAAAAAAGCCTTTCGGAGATTACCTATGGATGGAAGTATCCATCAATTCATCTCAAGAAAACAAAAACCAAATCCGTAGCTATTGGAAGCCAATAGACAGCTATACAGAATCCGACGAAAAGTCTCAGCCAGAAAACCTGCCTTGCAATGTGCCTGCCATGGTATTTCGCAGTTTGTTCGACAAATGTCGCACCATGATCTACCTCAGCGAAGGTTGCCATGCGTTGACCGGATATCCACCTTCGGCAGTTGCTTACAACAATAAAGTATGCTTCACAGATTTGATTCACGTTTCCGATAAAAAAGAGACAGTAGAGGCTGTCACCAAAGCCATTAATTGCAAAAGCTCCTATGAAGTTGAATATAAGGCAACCACTGCCGATGGCATACTAAAATGGTTTTGGGAGCAAGGGAAGCCCGTTTTCAACAAAGGCGGCGAACTCATTTTCATAGAAGGCCTGATCACAGACATAACCGAAAGAAAAATATACGAGGAAAAGTTAAGGGAAAACGAAAAAATACTGAAGCAAACCAATTCAGAACTAAACACTTTTATCTATAAGGCATCCCATGACTTAAAAGGCCCGCTAGCATCTATTGAAGGGCTAACCATGATTGGCAAAGATGAAGTGCAAGACCAGACATCACTTAAGTACCTTGACATGATCAATCAAAGGTGTATGAAATTGAGTGACACGGTGCATCTTTTAATTAATGTGGCTAAAATCAGGCAATCGCTGCCAATAAAAGAATCCATTAAACTAAATGCTTTTATCCACGAGGCATGGCTAGAAGCCTTAAGATCAGTACCTGAAGCTGAAGACATTCAATTTTCATGTTCGGTTCAGAACATAAACACCTTCAATACAGACAAAACTTTCCTACATATTATTTTCAGCAACCTGTTGGAAAACGCAGTCAGGTATCGTAGAAAATTAGCAAGGCCTTCAAAAGTATCTGTCGTTGTAAAAAAGTATGGAAATGGCATAAAAGTCCATGTCGAAGACAACGGGACAGGCATAAAAGAAAAACAAAAAAAACGTATTTTCAATATGTTTTTCCGAGGCACAGAGTTATCTCAAGGCTCAGGACTTGGGCTTTACCTTGTAAAATACACCATAAATAAACTAGGCGGACGAATACACTGCACCAGCAAACATGGTTATGGCACACGTTTTACCTTCGTCCTGAACGATAAGGGCCAAGAGTAA
- a CDS encoding PIG-L family deacetylase, with translation MSLSFRLATILYLFAFSLLAQPLHQKDGVQLKEELKKLTVTGTALYLAAHPDDENTGLIAYMANELKVRTAYLSLTRGDGGQNLIGSEQGEELGVIRTQELLEARKTDGGEQYFTRAYDFGYSKSAEESMDIWGKDSVLADVVWIIRNLQPDVIITRFPGFEAYGHGHHTASALLAQEAFFAAADPEQFPEQLEHVNAWQAKRLLYNASRWWNPDLEAYYEKTGKKHIKVDIGVFNAPLGCSYTEIAANSRTKHKSQGFGTTPTRGAYTEYLELTEGEPMEEGIMDGVDLSWDRVEGGKKVSNLLKRALRKFDTDKPHESLPLLVQAHKELGKLSQSNPIVAYKITQLEDLIAGCGGFWMEAFANNYYISPGGELNINTGFLNRSGVSVILEKIALPEVGFSESIGLEVGNVMHNQEFVFNVPLDKMYSQPYWLEHDRTGGLFDVSSYDKLGLAEGEPAFSAVFTCSIEGEPFEFSVPVLYRWNDPVDGESFRPVEVTPQVAVNFTEPSYIFGSDGEEQIEVRVKALMPMQVGEVSVQVPDGWDISPKSIPVNIGKAGEEWKISFSITAPEDEAHGYLEAIFRTSQGEILDKSLVSISYPHINTQTIFPKAETPIVRVKVEKGNERIGYIMGAGDKVPEMLKNIGYEVELISDAQLKSGDLSKYDVVIAGVRAFNTKSELSYLNSVLVDYVRDGGTFIVQYNVSRGLVTEEIGPYPFEITRDRVTVEDSPVRFLQPEHPVLNTPNKITMQEFEGWVQERGLYFVGERDVRYESVLAFQDPGEDFLDGGLLLAEHGRGKFIYTGLSFFRQLPAGVPGAYKLFVNLISY, from the coding sequence ATGTCGTTGAGTTTTCGTTTGGCAACAATATTATATTTGTTTGCTTTTTCGCTATTAGCCCAACCTTTACATCAAAAGGATGGGGTACAATTAAAAGAGGAGCTTAAAAAATTGACGGTAACGGGTACCGCTTTGTATCTAGCTGCTCATCCTGATGATGAGAATACCGGCCTTATTGCTTATATGGCCAATGAACTTAAAGTTAGGACTGCTTATTTGTCCTTGACTCGTGGAGATGGAGGGCAAAACTTGATCGGCTCAGAACAGGGCGAAGAGCTAGGTGTTATTCGTACTCAAGAGTTATTAGAAGCTAGGAAGACTGATGGGGGAGAACAATATTTTACCCGGGCCTATGATTTTGGATATTCAAAGTCGGCTGAGGAGTCTATGGATATTTGGGGAAAAGACAGTGTATTGGCAGATGTAGTATGGATTATCAGAAATCTCCAACCTGATGTTATTATAACGCGTTTCCCGGGTTTCGAAGCTTACGGTCATGGGCACCACACGGCCTCTGCCTTGCTGGCACAAGAGGCTTTTTTTGCAGCAGCCGATCCAGAGCAGTTCCCTGAACAACTGGAGCATGTAAATGCTTGGCAAGCCAAACGTTTGTTATATAATGCTAGCCGCTGGTGGAATCCTGATTTGGAGGCATATTATGAAAAAACAGGAAAAAAACACATTAAAGTAGATATAGGTGTGTTTAATGCCCCGCTGGGTTGCTCATATACTGAGATTGCAGCCAATAGTCGTACTAAGCATAAAAGTCAAGGGTTTGGCACTACACCTACCAGGGGAGCTTATACAGAATATCTCGAACTGACAGAGGGAGAGCCAATGGAAGAAGGGATTATGGATGGTGTCGATCTTTCTTGGGATAGGGTAGAAGGTGGAAAAAAAGTGAGTAATCTTTTGAAAAGGGCATTGCGGAAATTTGATACCGATAAACCTCATGAATCACTTCCGTTGCTTGTTCAAGCACATAAAGAGCTTGGCAAGCTTTCACAAAGTAACCCTATAGTGGCTTATAAGATAACTCAGTTAGAAGACTTGATTGCAGGCTGTGGTGGATTTTGGATGGAGGCTTTTGCCAATAACTATTATATCAGCCCAGGTGGTGAATTAAATATAAATACAGGTTTTTTAAACCGCTCTGGAGTTTCTGTTATATTGGAAAAGATAGCCTTGCCCGAAGTCGGTTTTTCTGAGTCTATAGGTTTAGAAGTCGGTAATGTGATGCATAATCAGGAGTTTGTTTTTAATGTTCCTTTAGATAAAATGTATTCTCAACCTTATTGGCTAGAACATGACCGTACAGGGGGACTTTTTGATGTTAGCTCATATGATAAATTGGGTTTAGCGGAAGGAGAACCTGCTTTTTCGGCTGTTTTTACTTGTAGCATTGAGGGGGAACCTTTTGAGTTTTCTGTGCCTGTGCTGTATCGGTGGAATGACCCTGTAGATGGCGAAAGTTTTCGTCCGGTAGAGGTAACACCGCAAGTTGCTGTCAATTTCACTGAACCATCTTATATCTTTGGTAGCGACGGTGAAGAACAGATAGAGGTACGTGTGAAAGCACTTATGCCTATGCAGGTTGGAGAGGTGTCTGTCCAGGTACCTGATGGCTGGGACATAAGTCCTAAAAGTATTCCTGTCAATATTGGTAAAGCTGGGGAGGAATGGAAGATTTCGTTCTCGATAACTGCGCCTGAGGACGAGGCTCATGGATACCTTGAGGCCATTTTTCGAACCAGCCAAGGCGAAATACTTGATAAATCATTGGTGAGTATTTCATACCCCCATATTAATACCCAAACTATTTTTCCCAAAGCCGAAACCCCTATAGTTAGGGTGAAAGTAGAAAAAGGAAATGAACGAATCGGCTACATTATGGGGGCGGGCGATAAGGTACCTGAAATGTTGAAGAACATAGGTTATGAGGTGGAGCTTATTTCTGACGCCCAGTTAAAAAGTGGTGACCTCTCGAAGTATGATGTTGTGATAGCTGGTGTACGTGCCTTTAATACTAAAAGCGAGCTGAGTTACCTAAATAGTGTGCTTGTTGATTATGTCCGGGACGGAGGTACATTTATTGTTCAGTACAATGTTAGCCGTGGTTTGGTAACGGAGGAAATAGGGCCATATCCTTTTGAAATAACTCGAGACCGGGTAACTGTGGAAGATTCTCCTGTTCGTTTTCTCCAGCCAGAGCACCCTGTGCTAAATACCCCCAATAAAATTACCATGCAGGAGTTTGAAGGATGGGTTCAGGAACGTGGTTTGTATTTTGTAGGAGAGCGTGATGTTCGTTATGAGTCTGTACTTGCCTTTCAAGACCCGGGGGAGGACTTTTTAGACGGCGGGTTGCTTCTCGCAGAACATGGTCGTGGTAAATTTATTTATACAGGATTGTCATTTTTCCGGCAGTTGCCTGCTGGGGTGCCTGGTGCATATAAACTGTTTGTTAATCTTATTTCATATTGA
- a CDS encoding sodium:solute symporter, producing the protein MNNILSTIDWVVLLGTLLFIVFYGAFKHKASKNMEGYLMGDHDMKWYTIGLSVMATQASAITFLSTPGQAYIDGMGFVQFYFGLPLAMVFLSIFVLPIYYRLKVYTAYEFLENRFDLNTRLLAAFLFLLQRGLAAGITIYAPAIILSSILNWPLNLTNLLIGILVIIYTVSGGTKAVSQTQKQQMAVIFAGMVVAFSIIVSLLPDNVSFGGAMEVAGTMGKLETIDFSIDLEERYTFWSGITGGLFLALAYFGTDQSQVQRYLSGRSVTEGRLGLLFNGMLKIPMQFFILLTGVMVFVFYQFVQPPVHFNDVGLQMVRESAYADSLKGLEQEYQANFERKKADIEEMLELSAIDAKNAAEEKKKVINKYESRNNEIREQVKGLISSVNPDAETKDADYIFVTFIINYLPTGVIGLLLAVIFSAAMSSTAGELNALGSTTIVDFYKRVVKPDGSDQHYLMMSKLFTACWGFLAIGFAFFASLVDNLIQAVNILGSIFYGTILGIFVVAFFFKWVKGLPVFIAAIISQIFVIVLYWASDIGFLWFNAFGCLSVMLLSTLISFVLKQNER; encoded by the coding sequence TTGAACAATATATTAAGCACAATAGACTGGGTAGTTTTACTGGGGACTTTGCTTTTCATTGTCTTTTATGGGGCATTTAAGCATAAGGCTAGTAAGAATATGGAAGGTTACCTGATGGGAGACCATGATATGAAGTGGTATACTATTGGTCTTTCCGTTATGGCCACCCAGGCAAGTGCCATTACTTTTCTGTCTACTCCTGGCCAGGCCTATATTGACGGAATGGGTTTCGTGCAATTTTATTTCGGGCTTCCTTTGGCTATGGTTTTCTTGTCAATTTTTGTACTGCCCATTTATTATCGTTTGAAAGTTTATACCGCTTATGAGTTTTTAGAAAACCGGTTTGATTTAAATACGAGGCTTTTAGCAGCGTTTTTGTTTCTTTTGCAGCGTGGGTTGGCGGCAGGTATTACCATTTATGCTCCAGCAATCATTCTTTCTTCGATCTTAAATTGGCCACTGAACCTCACAAATCTCCTTATTGGTATACTGGTTATTATTTATACAGTATCAGGGGGGACAAAGGCGGTAAGTCAGACGCAAAAACAGCAAATGGCTGTTATTTTTGCTGGTATGGTGGTGGCCTTTTCTATCATTGTATCGCTGCTCCCGGACAATGTGTCTTTTGGCGGTGCTATGGAAGTGGCAGGAACCATGGGGAAGCTTGAAACCATTGATTTTTCCATTGACTTGGAAGAGCGGTATACCTTTTGGTCCGGAATAACTGGTGGCCTTTTTTTGGCTTTGGCATATTTCGGAACAGACCAGTCTCAGGTGCAAAGATACCTATCCGGGCGATCAGTTACGGAAGGAAGGTTGGGACTCCTGTTTAATGGTATGTTAAAAATACCTATGCAGTTTTTTATTCTTCTGACAGGGGTCATGGTATTTGTGTTTTATCAATTTGTCCAGCCTCCTGTCCACTTTAATGATGTTGGACTTCAAATGGTGAGGGAAAGTGCTTATGCCGATAGCCTGAAGGGGTTAGAGCAAGAATACCAAGCAAACTTTGAGCGAAAAAAAGCTGATATCGAAGAAATGCTTGAGCTTTCTGCCATAGATGCAAAAAATGCAGCAGAAGAGAAAAAGAAGGTTATCAATAAGTATGAATCCCGTAATAATGAAATAAGGGAACAGGTAAAAGGGTTGATCTCGTCTGTAAATCCAGACGCTGAAACCAAGGATGCCGATTATATTTTCGTGACCTTTATTATTAACTACCTTCCCACAGGTGTTATTGGTTTGTTGCTTGCCGTTATTTTTTCAGCCGCCATGTCATCAACAGCAGGTGAGTTGAATGCCCTTGGGTCTACAACAATAGTAGATTTTTACAAAAGGGTGGTAAAGCCAGACGGTAGCGACCAACATTATTTGATGATGTCTAAGCTTTTTACTGCATGTTGGGGTTTTCTTGCTATTGGGTTTGCTTTTTTTGCCTCCTTGGTAGACAACCTGATACAAGCGGTGAATATCCTAGGGTCGATATTTTATGGTACCATTTTAGGGATATTTGTAGTGGCATTTTTCTTCAAATGGGTTAAAGGCTTGCCGGTTTTCATTGCGGCAATTATTTCCCAGATTTTTGTCATTGTCTTATATTGGGCTTCAGATATTGGTTTTTTGTGGTTTAATGCATTTGGTTGCCTTAGTGTAATGCTACTTAGCACGCTAATTTCTTTTGTTTTGAAACAAAATGAAAGGTAA
- the chrA gene encoding chromate efflux transporter has protein sequence MSSDPPKDNFDKKSIPYKEGFKTWFRIALYSFGGPAGQIAVMFKILVEEKKWISESRFLHALNYCMLLPGPEAQQLTIYIGWLLHKVKGGVTAGVLFVLPGFISILILSLLYTGYRDTDYVQAIFYGIKPAVMAIVLQAVFKIGNKALKNEVMVVLAALAFIAIFFFDIPFPFIVIFAGLAGYIGGQVWEHKFLVIKGHEATKQVDVQQYFIDSVFTERSVRPSFISSLKTTIFWLALWLLPIGVIALVLGRDNIFAAEAIFFSKAAVVTFGGAYSVLAFIAQRAVEVYEWLQPGEMLDGLGMAETTPGPLIQVVQFVGYMGAWRHAGTLDPVVAGVFASFLVTWVTFIPCFMFIFLGAPYIEYLRGNKILSTALSAITAAIVGVILNLAVWFSIHTLFEDVRVWEGFGMSVDVPVWDTIDPVAFFIAVAAFIAIFKFKVSIFKVLGASVVAGLIYFLVPQIIL, from the coding sequence ATGTCATCTGATCCTCCAAAAGATAATTTTGATAAAAAATCAATTCCTTATAAAGAGGGTTTTAAAACCTGGTTTCGCATAGCCCTTTATAGCTTTGGAGGTCCGGCGGGTCAGATTGCAGTTATGTTTAAGATTTTGGTTGAGGAAAAGAAGTGGATCAGTGAAAGCCGTTTTCTTCATGCCCTTAACTATTGTATGCTTCTTCCTGGACCTGAGGCGCAGCAGTTGACTATATACATAGGCTGGCTCTTGCACAAGGTAAAAGGGGGCGTTACTGCTGGGGTTCTTTTTGTGCTTCCTGGATTTATATCCATATTGATACTTAGTTTACTTTATACAGGGTATAGAGATACAGACTATGTACAGGCCATTTTTTATGGTATAAAACCGGCGGTAATGGCCATTGTACTACAAGCTGTTTTTAAAATAGGAAACAAAGCCCTGAAGAATGAGGTTATGGTTGTCCTTGCTGCTTTAGCTTTTATTGCCATTTTTTTCTTTGATATTCCTTTTCCGTTTATTGTCATTTTCGCTGGGCTTGCGGGATACATTGGCGGTCAAGTATGGGAGCATAAGTTCTTGGTCATCAAAGGTCATGAAGCTACAAAGCAAGTTGATGTACAGCAATATTTTATTGATTCAGTTTTTACAGAGAGGTCTGTTCGGCCTTCGTTTATATCATCTCTAAAAACAACTATTTTTTGGCTCGCACTATGGTTGCTTCCTATCGGTGTTATAGCTTTAGTGTTAGGTCGCGACAATATTTTCGCTGCCGAAGCCATTTTTTTCAGTAAAGCTGCCGTCGTAACCTTTGGTGGCGCTTATTCTGTATTGGCATTCATAGCCCAGCGTGCGGTAGAGGTTTACGAATGGTTGCAGCCTGGCGAAATGTTAGATGGTTTGGGTATGGCAGAAACCACGCCAGGCCCCCTGATTCAAGTTGTACAGTTTGTTGGTTATATGGGTGCATGGCGGCATGCCGGAACGCTCGATCCTGTAGTCGCAGGAGTGTTTGCTTCTTTTCTGGTGACTTGGGTCACTTTTATTCCTTGCTTCATGTTCATATTTTTAGGGGCTCCCTATATTGAATATTTGCGGGGCAATAAAATCTTGAGTACCGCTTTGTCTGCTATTACGGCTGCCATTGTAGGGGTTATTTTAAATCTGGCGGTTTGGTTCAGTATCCACACACTTTTTGAAGATGTACGTGTTTGGGAAGGCTTCGGCATGTCTGTGGATGTGCCTGTGTGGGATACTATAGACCCTGTTGCCTTTTTTATTGCCGTTGCTGCCTTTATTGCCATCTTTAAATTTAAAGTGAGTATTTTTAAGGTCTTGGGAGCGAGTGTTGTGGCTGGGCTTATATATTTTCTCGTTCCTCAAATAATTTTATAA
- a CDS encoding ATP-binding protein, with protein MSPKTVFHREKYLKAVKPYIGKQLIKVFTGQRRVGKSYLIFQIIEVIKKASEKANIIYINKEELEFDFVKDHMDLYEYVISQKVESAQNYVFIDEIQDISGFEKALRSFVLDESLDLYCTGSNANLLSGEFANFLSGRYIEINVHSLSYQEFLQFHHLKNDEGALKKYLKYGGLPYLIHLPLQDEVVFDYLKNIYTTIIYRDIVERYALRNVRFLEKLTLFLAGNIGSLFSAKKISDFLKSQQVKISTNQVLTYVQYLKNAFIVYEVPRYDVLGKRVFEIGDKYYFENLGIRNALWGFRLEDQGKILENAVYNHLIFLSYQVKVGVLNKEEVDFVAEKAGEILYIQVALRLDEEKTIEMEFGNLLKIQDNYPKYVVTRDGFEGNTYKGIPAISLMEFLLWGK; from the coding sequence ATGAGTCCGAAGACAGTTTTTCATAGAGAGAAGTATTTAAAAGCTGTTAAACCTTATATCGGTAAACAGTTAATAAAGGTTTTTACCGGACAGAGACGAGTAGGTAAGAGTTATTTGATTTTTCAAATCATAGAAGTTATTAAAAAAGCGTCTGAAAAAGCTAATATTATATATATTAATAAGGAAGAGCTTGAGTTTGATTTTGTTAAAGATCATATGGACTTGTATGAATATGTGATAAGTCAAAAAGTAGAATCTGCGCAGAATTATGTATTTATAGATGAAATTCAGGATATTTCTGGGTTTGAAAAAGCTTTGCGCTCTTTTGTTTTGGATGAAAGCCTAGATTTATATTGTACAGGATCTAATGCTAATTTATTATCCGGTGAGTTTGCAAATTTTTTAAGTGGCAGGTACATAGAAATAAATGTGCATAGTTTAAGTTATCAGGAATTTTTGCAATTTCATCATTTGAAGAATGATGAAGGGGCTTTAAAAAAGTATCTTAAATATGGGGGCTTGCCTTATTTGATTCACCTGCCCTTGCAAGATGAAGTGGTTTTTGATTATCTGAAAAACATTTATACCACTATTATCTATCGAGATATTGTTGAGAGGTATGCATTAAGAAATGTGAGGTTTTTAGAGAAACTTACGTTGTTTTTGGCAGGAAATATAGGGAGTCTATTTTCCGCAAAGAAAATTAGCGATTTTCTTAAATCACAACAAGTCAAAATTTCCACTAATCAGGTACTAACTTACGTCCAGTATCTAAAAAATGCCTTTATTGTTTATGAAGTGCCTCGGTATGATGTTTTGGGGAAAAGGGTATTTGAAATTGGCGATAAGTACTATTTTGAAAACTTAGGTATAAGAAATGCTTTGTGGGGGTTTCGCTTGGAGGATCAGGGTAAAATTTTGGAGAATGCAGTGTATAATCATCTGATTTTTTTATCCTATCAGGTCAAAGTAGGGGTGTTGAATAAAGAAGAGGTTGATTTTGTAGCTGAAAAGGCAGGAGAAATCCTGTATATACAGGTGGCTTTAAGGCTTGATGAGGAAAAAACGATAGAGATGGAATTCGGGAACTTACTCAAAATTCAGGACAACTATCCTAAATATGTTGTTACTAGGGACGGGTTTGAAGGAAATACATACAAAGGTATACCTGCCATTAGCTTGATGGAATTTTTACTTTGGGGGAAATAG